Below is a window of Arabidopsis thaliana chromosome 2, partial sequence DNA.
GCACAAAATGAATCGATGTTAGTGGAAATTTTATACAAGTATTGATTATTACTTGTAATAAAAAGGGAACTcttattagttttttatttgattacaACATAATTATCCACAAGACACATACATACAACATAAAATGTCCATATCTATCATTAGGATCAACTTGAGAAGTGTCGGTGATCAGTACTTCTCGGTTCTTGTTGTCTGCTCCAATCTTTCTATCTTGATGTACACGTATTTCTTATAACCAACTATTCAATATTATGAGTGAATCTATTGacaataattttgttagtttcaTGAGCAACAACTAAAAATATACCAATTGATTAACGGTACATGTGTCGTGTGACGCAATAATACTCACTTCCAAGTTCTAATcactaatttaaatttatattaaacaaCATAAAGCAATGGCTTAGTATCATGTCTGCCATTTTcgaatttttctttcatgtcCAAATTTGCTCATGTCTTCCACAAAATCACTCAACTTTTTCTACCCCACCATAGTTCCTAAACATGCATACAGCCACGTATGACGTATCCATTTTATTCACTCAATCTTTGTTTGgtataaaatctatatatatatataacatatgcTTTGCGTGTATCATAGAAAACTATACTATAATTTGcatatttcaaaaaatgttGACCAAAATGTCTCTCCCTATCCCGCCGAAATTTCTTCCACCGCTAAAATCTCCACCgattcatcatcaccaaacTCCGCCACCGCTTGCACCTCCACGAGCCGCAATATCAATATCTATACCAGACACCGGTTTAGGACGTACCGGTACCATCCTCGACGAGTCCACGTCTTCAGCTTTCCGTGATTACCAATCTTTATTCGTGTCACAACGTTCCGAGACTATCGAACCGGTCGTAATTAAACCAATCGAAGGTTCAATACCGGTTAACTTCCCTTCCGGTACATACTACTTAGCCGGTCCAGGACTATTTACTGACGACCATGGCTCAACGGTTCATCCTTTAGACGGTCACGGTTATCTCCGTGCGTTTCACATCGACGGTAACAAACGGAAAGCCACTTTCACGGCGAAGTACGTTAAAACGGAAGCTAAAAAAGAAGAGCACGATCCTGTAACTGACACGTGGCGGTTCACTCATAGAGGTCCTTTCTCGGTGTTGAAAGGAGGGAAGAGATTTGGAAACACGAAAGTGATGAAAAACGTGGCTAATACTAGCGTTTTGAAATGGGCTGGGCGATTGCTTTGTTTATGGGAAGGTGGTGAACCGTACGAGATTGAATCTGGATCGTTGGATACCGTCGGAAGATTTAACGTCGAGAACAACGGTTGTGAAtcttgtgatgatgatgattcttccGACAGAGATTTATCTGGTCATGATATATGGGACACAGCCGCAGATTTGTTGAAACCCATACTTCAAGGTAATGTTTATGTTAAAGTAGTAAAGTTAAAATAACTTAAAGTATGTAGTCCTTTATTCAGACAGCGGcgtaaaattaattaatgcaacaaaactatatagtaaaactttttattcaaatatgtAGGTGTATTTAAGATGCCACCGAAACGGTTCTTGTCACATTACAAAGTCGACGGTCGAAGAAAAAGACTTTTAACGGTCACTTGCAACGCTGAAGATATGCTTTTACCTCGAAGCAACTTCACATTTTGTGGTAAATAatcttttaattctttaaaaacattatgaaaatagtattttattattattgtagtTGTAATGGCAATTAACTATTTACAGAGTATGATTCGGAATTCAAGTTGATACAAACGAAAGAATTCAAGATCGATGATCATATGATGATTCATGATTGGGCATTCACGGATACTCACTACATACTCTTTGCCAACCGAGTCAAGCTTAATCCAATAGGTAAAGTTATCTTGATAGTAATAAGTTCTGTTTCAAGTCATTTACGTACACGAAGAATAATACTTGCGTTACAAGAAATCTGATGATGTAAAATATACACACGCAGGTTCCATAGCGGCTATGTGCGGAATGTCACCAATGGTATCAGCGTTATCGTTAAACCCAAGCAACGAGAGTTCTCCGATTTATATTCTCCCTAGGTTTTCTGATAAATATTCTAGGGGAGGTCGAGACTGGAGAGTTCCTGTCGAAGTGTCTTCTCAATTATGGCTAATACACTCCGGAAACGCTTATGAGACTAGAGAGGATAACGGCGATTTAAAGATTCAGATACAAGCTTCCGCTTGTTCTTACCGATGGTTCGATTTCCAGAAAATGTTTGGTAAGTTAAGAAGTCACCAAATACAAACCTATATAAGACTATTTCGAAATAACCTCTTTCACAAGTTAGGGCTTTTAGGGTGTTCAAACGACAGCTATTgaacattttttcaaaaaaattcttatagGCTATGATTGGCAAAGCAACAAGCTGGATCCTTCTGTTATGAATCTAAACCGTGGCGACGACAAACTACTCCCTCATCTAGTTAAGGTGTCTATGACTTTGGACTCTACCGGAAACTGCAATAGTTGTGATGTAGAGCCTCTAAACGGGTGGAACAAGCCGTCAGATTTTCCGGTTATAAACTCATCCTGGTCCGGAAAAAAGAACAAGTACATGTACTCTGCTGCCTCGTCGGGAACTCGAAGTGAACTTCCCCATTTTCCATTCGACATGGTCGTGAAATTTGACTTAGACTCAAACCTCGTCCGTACTTGGTCTACCGGAGCTAGAAGATTCGTTGGTGAGCCCATGTTTGTCCCAAAAAACTCtgttgaagaaggagaagaagaggacgaTGGTTACATTGTCGTGGTCGAGGTACGTATATATATCAACACTTtcgttttttctcttttagatATGCATGTTGTGCGTATATTTGATACAAATTTGTCATTTGCTATTTTTATAGTATGCGGTTTCGGTGGAGAGATGTTACCTAGTGATTTTGGATGCTAAGAAGATCGGTGAATCCGATGCGGTCGTGTCGAGGTTAGAGGTTCCGAGGAATTTGACGTTTCCGATGGGTTTTCATGGTTTATGGGCTAGCGACTGAATTTTGttgataattattttatctGATTATTATTTGTACATAATGTAATTTTATGGGCTAGcaattttatgatatttttttctgttagaAATTTTGTAAGGAAAAGGTGTTACAGAAGCCATATATAGTTATTGTACTATAGTATAAACAAAGTGTATAGTGTAATTAACAAACTGAAAGTCTATATATAGTGTAAACAAAGTGTATATAGCAAAAATCAATTACATTATTTGTGtacattctttttattttgatagAAATATTGCTTTTCACCTTTcacacaaataaaataactaattaCATATACCATTAATATGCTCCTATCAAAacattcttaatttttttcatatttcattagattagtatttttgacaaaaaaaaaaactagagaGTATCAATACCATTTTGCATTGAATCTTCATGGGGCTCATAAcgtttaactttttttttttttttttcgtttaataaataaaaaaacgttaACTTTGAACTTCATTTTGGTGTCGcctaaatttttaaaacagaaacaatgtTTGATTCTCATCTAGTTCTTAGACTATGTCCATCAGTGTTTCTAATGGGTTTCTAATCTAAAATCGTAAAGAATAAAAGTccaaaaataaaggaaaaccCAATAAAATTGTTAGGATCGTTCctaattttaggatttttagGATTTTCTGAAGTGTTATGACTAAAAATGATAGgatgaaattttataaaaaaaaaaacaaaaaagaaaaaaacgtgtttctctttcctcttgtcctttctcttttcttttggttctcCGACGAAAATTAGGTGATTCCAATCGATCCCTTTCGATTACAAACTTCGGCGTATCGACCATGAAATCGGGAGACAAGAGCCACATGTACTCAATTTTCAACCGCCATGTACTCAATTTTCAACCGCCGGGATGATGATCGACGACGAGGTTGTTCACTAAATTGATTCTTCGAACCAAATCGAAAGGAGTGGCAAAAAGCTTCAGAAAAGAGTAGGGTGGAGGCTGCTTGGATTAAAGAGAAGTATCCAGATAGAATTCCGGTGAGTGTCTCTCTTGTCATTGATCGATCATACAATAACTTGCTTAACTTTCACAACAATTATAGCCTTTTCTCTACGCATTGTTTGGAAATATGGTGTTCTCTACGCATTGTTTTAAACTTCTGttgtttaagaaattatagaaTATCTGCATAAAGTATGTTAAGGTTTATACGTTTATTCACATGAACATGACCATGCTTCTGCTATCGAAGAAGAATTGCAATTCTCATGGAAAAGCCTTTGTTTTTTATAGTGCTTAGTAAGTATAGAGACTAGTAACTAGAATATTATTAGATTGGTTTATGCATTTCTTTTGTGGCTTTTGATGAACAATTGGTCCATATGCCATTATTTTCGGTTATATGGTCCTTATGTGACACATTACTATTAAgtgtttctttctcatctAAACGTTGAAGAGTAGTTTGATTGTTGTATTGACCGTTAAGCATTTGTACTCTTACTGAAATCTTGAGAGCTGTCATTTTCAGGTGTATGTAGAATTGCAGACTACATTCTTTAAGTTCTTGAGCTTGGAACAATACTTTTCTCACTCTACTTGTTTCTGCAATTAAATGGTAACAACAATCTCTAATGTCAGTTAAAAATCTTTCaagttgatttttgtttagctTTTTCTATTGAGGTTCAAACTTGTAAGCACGCGATTGAAACCAACTGTAGAATGACAGATCTTGTTTGTTATTCTGTCTTTATGTTACTTTGTGTCATCTTCTATATACTTTTACATACCTTACAGGGCCGCTTAGTGATCTTGAAATGGCTTTAAAGAACAAACTTATCACTGACATGTTGTCAAATGCTTGAATGGTGTCTTTTATGTCTTGAAAGTTAGTCTTTTTGTGTCGGTTAATGCTTCTTcacttgtttttgttctgttcGATTATGAATCTTAAGTTGTTTGTGTTCTGTTCTAAATTGGTTTCATTGTGCTCTGTTCTAATTGGTTTGTGTTCGTGTTCAAACTTCAATAGATTGGTTTGTGTTCTGTTCTAAATGAATTTTAACTTCGTTTTAAGGATGATGTCCCTGTCGAGATGCAAGAGTGCAAGGAAGCATAAATAGCAAGCACATGCAAGTATTGTTCTGTTCTGTGTATAAGTGTATAGGCTATGGTCGTGTGAAGATGCACTTGAGTTTGTGTGTCGAATTTTGTGAGTGTATCAAGTTTTGAGAGCGTAGAGTCTGTGTCAAGTTTTGAGAGTCAAATGTATCCCAAAcactttcacatttttttcaaattttttttttagttttattagaAACTCACTTAAGGATTTTTCTAATGGACcaaaaaattttcaaaaactctacaaaatctctaaactacaaaaatatcaaaattaattaataaaaaatatatagaaaccTTACTTAGAAACTAACCAATGTGGTTGCTCTTATTCtctatgtttgatttttaggGTCGAGCAACTTCTCATCTAGTTCTTCTTAAACACTTATTACAACAGAGAGAACAGCTTACGTGGACCGTTTTCGTTGTCTAGTACACGTCATCATCATATATTATTGGGCTGGGCCGAGAATAGTTACATTTTTCCTATCTGTTTGTTCCCTCCCGTTTGACCATAAGCCGGTTGCGTTGACCATACGCTCGGACTCACCACAAAGCCTCTCCGTACGAAAGAGGTTTCTGCAAAACCCCTTATTTCTCAAACGCCGGCGAAGAAGAACGAACcagtgaagagaagagaagagaagagagaatcaatCAATAACCCGCAATGTCGGGGTTTCCATTTGGTCAATCCAATTCCGTTGGAGGATTCTCATTCGgatcttcttctgcaactAATTCCTCTTCTGCTTCATCTACCACTTCTCCGTTATCTTTCTCCTTTAACCAATCTTCAAACCCTAGCTCCACCGGATTCGGTTTCGGATCCTCCGTATCATCAACTCCTGCTTCCTCCACTACTCCATCGTTTGGATTCGGAGCTTCCTCTACTCCTTCCTTCGGATTCggttcttctgcttcttcatcgACTCCATCGTTCGGATTCGGATCTTCTGCCTCCGTGACTCCTGCTTCCACAACTCCATCGTTTGGATTTGGAACCGCCGCTTCTTCATCTGCTCCTGCTCCGTCGCTGTTTGGTTCATCTACCACCAATGCTTCTTCAGCTGCTCctggttcttctcctttcGGATTTGTAACTTCCTCGGCCTCTTCCACCGCAACTCCATCGTCATCTCTATTTGGAGCTCCCGCTTCTTCCGCCGCAACTCCATCGTCATCTCCATTCGGAGCTGCTCCAGCCAGTGGTTCAACACCTCTCTTTGGATCTTCCCCTTCCTTATTCTCTGCTCCTTCATCTGCCTCCGCCTCTAATTCTTCTCTCTTCGGAGCATCCTCATCCGCCGCTACTTCAACATCTCCTCTTTTCGGCGCGCCATCATCAGCCACCGGCGCAACACCGTCCTTTAGCGTGGCCTCATCAGCACCTGGCTCCTCATCATCCATCTTTGGAGCTACCGGCTCGTCACCTTCCTTCAGTGTTGCCTCATCAGCCTCTGGCTCCTCACCGTCAATCTTTGGAGCTACCGGTTCTTCACCGTTCTTTGGTTCGTCTTCTTCAGCCGGTTCAACTCCGTCTCTCTTTGCATCTTCCTCGTCAGGCGCAACAACTTCTTCACCATCCCCGTTTGGAGTATCCACCTTCAATTCCTCATCTACATCCAATACCTCGAATGCCTCAGCTTCTCCATTCTCCGCTTCTACCGGGTTCTCTTTCTTGAAAAGCACTGCAAGTTCGACCACCAGCTCCACCACTCCTTCTGCTCCTCCACAAACGGCTTCATCTTCGTCCTCCTTCTCATTTGGTACATCCGCCAATTCAGGTTTTAACCTTTCAACCGGAAGCTCCGCAGCACCTGCATCTAGCACATCCGGAGCAGTGTTTTCCATTGCAACCACCACTACTACTTCTTCTTCGACTCCGGCTGCTACTAGTGCACCAGCTTCTTCAGCTCCCGCTTCTACAATGGCTTTCCCTTCTTTTGGTGTGACTTCATCTGCAACCAACACCACTCCGGCTAGCTCCGCTGCTACATTCAGTACTACAGGATTTGGTTTGGCTAGCTCGACTCCTGCCACTGGATCTACGAACTCTTTTACTGGGTTTGCTGTACCGAAGACATCAACACCTGCATCATCTTCACAACCACAAACTACTAGTCCTGCATTCTCATTCAGTAagttgtttttatgttttgtctcaggatttgtttgtgattttgcCTATCCCATTTGCTACGATGATTAGGAATAACAATTTAGAGAATTATGGGAATCATTGATTAGGATTAGATATGTGATCGATGTACTTGATCTAccttaatctatatatacgCGTTATTATGCTTTGGCTTGCCTTCTGCTTATAGTCTATGacatgaatacata
It encodes the following:
- the CCD7 gene encoding carotenoid cleavage dioxygenase 7 encodes the protein MLTKMSLPIPPKFLPPLKSPPIHHHQTPPPLAPPRAAISISIPDTGLGRTGTILDESTSSAFRDYQSLFVSQRSETIEPVVIKPIEGSIPVNFPSGTYYLAGPGLFTDDHGSTVHPLDGHGYLRAFHIDGNKRKATFTAKYVKTEAKKEEHDPVTDTWRFTHRGPFSVLKGGKRFGNTKVMKNVANTSVLKWAGRLLCLWEGGEPYEIESGSLDTVGRFNVENNGCESCDDDDSSDRDLSGHDIWDTAADLLKPILQGVFKMPPKRFLSHYKVDGRRKRLLTVTCNAEDMLLPRSNFTFCEYDSEFKLIQTKEFKIDDHMMIHDWAFTDTHYILFANRVKLNPIGSIAAMCGMSPMVSALSLNPSNESSPIYILPRFSDKYSRGGRDWRVPVEVSSQLWLIHSGNAYETREDNGDLKIQIQASACSYRWFDFQKMFGYDWQSNKLDPSVMNLNRGDDKLLPHLVKVSMTLDSTGNCNSCDVEPLNGWNKPSDFPVINSSWSGKKNKYMYSAASSGTRSELPHFPFDMVVKFDLDSNLVRTWSTGARRFVGEPMFVPKNSVEEGEEEDDGYIVVVEYAVSVERCYLVILDAKKIGESDAVVSSVNKVYIAKINYIICVHSFYFDRNIAFHLSHK
- the CCD7 gene encoding carotenoid cleavage dioxygenase 7; the protein is MLTKMSLPIPPKFLPPLKSPPIHHHQTPPPLAPPRAAISISIPDTGLGRTGTILDESTSSAFRDYQSLFVSQRSETIEPVVIKPIEGSIPVNFPSGTYYLAGPGLFTDDHGSTVHPLDGHGYLRAFHIDGNKRKATFTAKYVKTEAKKEEHDPVTDTWRFTHRGPFSVLKGGKRFGNTKVMKNVANTSVLKWAGRLLCLWEGGEPYEIESGSLDTVGRFNVENNGCESCDDDDSSDRDLSGHDIWDTAADLLKPILQGVFKMPPKRFLSHYKVDGRRKRLLTVTCNAEDMLLPRSNFTFCEYDSEFKLIQTKEFKIDDHMMIHDWAFTDTHYILFANRVKLNPIGSIAAMCGMSPMVSALSLNPSNESSPIYILPRFSDKYSRGGRDWRVPVEVSSQLWLIHSGNAYETREDNGDLKIQIQASACSYRWFDFQKMFGYDWQSNKLDPSVMNLNRGDDKLLPHLVKVSMTLDSTGNCNSCDVEPLNGWNKPSDFPVINSSWSGKKNKYMYSAASSGTRSELPHFPFDMVVKFDLDSNLVRTWSTGARRFVGEPMFVPKNSVEEGEEEDDGYIVVVEYAVSVERCYLVILDAKKIGESDAVVSRLEVPRNLTFPMGFHGLWASD
- the CCD7 gene encoding carotenoid cleavage dioxygenase 7 (carotenoid cleavage dioxygenase 7 (CCD7); CONTAINS InterPro DOMAIN/s: Carotenoid oxygenase (InterPro:IPR004294); BEST Arabidopsis thaliana protein match is: nine-cis-epoxycarotenoid dioxygenase 6 (TAIR:AT3G24220.1); Has 211 Blast hits to 206 proteins in 62 species: Archae - 2; Bacteria - 69; Metazoa - 8; Fungi - 31; Plants - 96; Viruses - 0; Other Eukaryotes - 5 (source: NCBI BLink).), which gives rise to MSLPIPPKFLPPLKSPPIHHHQTPPPLAPPRAAISISIPDTGLGRTGTILDESTSSAFRDYQSLFVSQRSETIEPVVIKPIEGSIPVNFPSGTYYLAGPGLFTDDHGSTVHPLDGHGYLRAFHIDGNKRKATFTAKYVKTEAKKEEHDPVTDTWRFTHRGPFSVLKGGKRFGNTKVMKNVANTSVLKWAGRLLCLWEGGEPYEIESGSLDTVGRFNVENNGCESCDDDDSSDRDLSGHDIWDTAADLLKPILQGVFKMPPKRFLSHYKVDGRRKRLLTVTCNAEDMLLPRSNFTFCEYDSEFKLIQTKEFKIDDHMMIHDWAFTDTHYILFANRVKLNPIGSIAAMCGMSPMVSALSLNPSNESSPIYILPRFSDKYSRGGRDWRVPVEVSSQLWLIHSGNAYETREDNGDLKIQIQASACSYRWFDFQKMFGYDWQSNKLDPSVMNLNRGDDKLLPHLVKVSMTLDSTGNCNSCDVEPLNGWNKPSDFPVINSSWSGKKNKYMYSAASSGTRSELPHFPFDMVVKFDLDSNLVRTWSTGARRFVGEPMFVPKNSVEEGEEEDDGYIVVVEYAVSVERCYLVILDAKKIGESDAVVSRLEVPRNLTFPMGFHGLWASD
- the EMB2766 gene encoding structural constituent of nuclear pore (EMBRYO DEFECTIVE 2766 (EMB2766); FUNCTIONS IN: structural constituent of nuclear pore; INVOLVED IN: biological_process unknown; LOCATED IN: chloroplast, nuclear pore; CONTAINS InterPro DOMAIN/s: Nucleoporin, Nsp1-like, C-terminal (InterPro:IPR007758); Has 235342 Blast hits to 95277 proteins in 3388 species: Archae - 819; Bacteria - 58190; Metazoa - 65863; Fungi - 46438; Plants - 10106; Viruses - 2707; Other Eukaryotes - 51219 (source: NCBI BLink).) codes for the protein MSGFPFGQSNSVGGFSFGSSSATNSSSASSTTSPLSFSFNQSSNPSSTGFGFGSSVSSTPASSTTPSFGFGASSTPSFGFGSSASSSTPSFGFGSSASVTPASTTPSFGFGTAASSSAPAPSLFGSSTTNASSAAPGSSPFGFVTSSASSTATPSSSLFGAPASSAATPSSSPFGAAPASGSTPLFGSSPSLFSAPSSASASNSSLFGASSSAATSTSPLFGAPSSATGATPSFSVASSAPGSSSSIFGATGSSPSFSVASSASGSSPSIFGATGSSPFFGSSSSAGSTPSLFASSSSGATTSSPSPFGVSTFNSSSTSNTSNASASPFSASTGFSFLKSTASSTTSSTTPSAPPQTASSSSSFSFGTSANSGFNLSTGSSAAPASSTSGAVFSIATTTTTSSSTPAATSAPASSAPASTMAFPSFGVTSSATNTTPASSAATFSTTGFGLASSTPATGSTNSFTGFAVPKTSTPASSSQPQTTSPAFSFSLPSSTSTTAPATSSATTTQTTLVVPSSSGTSTAVAPVAGSPKLPSEITGKTVEEIIKEWNTELQERTGRFRKQANAIAEWDKRILQNRDVLLRLEIEVAKVVETQSSLERQLELIETHQQEVDKALQSMEEEAERIYNDERKSLLDDEAASTRDAMYEQSELVERELEHMTEQIRSIIQSVNANQGGELEAIDGMSPLDVVVRILNNQLSSLMWIDEKAEEFSSRIQKIALQGSGGDRELMAPKHWMS